A stretch of the Microcoleus sp. bin38.metabat.b11b12b14.051 genome encodes the following:
- a CDS encoding glycosyltransferase family 2 protein yields the protein MIYTKEPTVSVIIPVHNGGAYFRTCLSKLAQAVPRPIEIIVVADGESDGSWRLAKEFGAKVIRIPECGGPARARNLGAQAAKGDILFFVDADVAVCPEAIGYAKSVFKNNPYLAALIGSYDDAPGDPDFLSQYRNLLHHYVHQTANEEASTFWGACGVIRREIFLQMGGFNESYRQASIEDIELGYRLKQAGYKIRLCKTLQVKHLKRWEAVGMVKADFFYRALPWTELIWRDRQLNNDLNLQVSNRISVVLTYSMLLAVVATCWSLNFLLLAGLLAIPLVAINAELYRFFQQKHGILFALKTIPWHWLFYFYSGLAFAIGTGRHLSQKKPLTDNINLPVSLNNSKQIVLQHQGER from the coding sequence ATGATTTATACCAAAGAACCAACTGTATCCGTAATTATCCCTGTCCACAACGGGGGAGCTTACTTCCGCACCTGTTTGTCAAAACTGGCTCAAGCTGTACCGAGACCGATCGAGATTATTGTAGTAGCAGATGGGGAAAGCGACGGTTCTTGGCGTCTGGCTAAGGAATTCGGCGCCAAAGTCATCAGAATTCCCGAATGTGGCGGCCCAGCCCGAGCGAGAAATTTGGGAGCACAAGCTGCGAAGGGAGATATTCTGTTTTTTGTGGATGCTGATGTCGCGGTTTGTCCTGAAGCTATCGGTTATGCCAAATCGGTGTTCAAAAATAATCCCTACTTGGCTGCTTTGATCGGCTCCTATGACGATGCTCCTGGAGATCCAGATTTTCTATCGCAGTACAGAAACTTGCTGCACCACTACGTGCACCAAACAGCTAACGAAGAAGCTTCGACTTTTTGGGGCGCTTGCGGAGTCATTCGTCGGGAAATTTTTTTGCAGATGGGCGGGTTTAATGAGAGTTACCGCCAAGCTTCGATCGAGGATATTGAGCTGGGCTACCGTTTGAAACAAGCTGGTTATAAAATTAGGTTGTGTAAAACATTGCAGGTGAAGCATTTAAAGCGGTGGGAAGCGGTAGGGATGGTGAAAGCTGACTTTTTTTACCGAGCGCTGCCTTGGACTGAACTGATTTGGCGCGATCGCCAATTGAATAATGACCTAAACTTGCAAGTCTCAAACCGCATCAGTGTAGTTTTAACTTATTCAATGCTGCTGGCAGTTGTGGCGACGTGTTGGTCGCTGAACTTTCTGCTATTGGCTGGGTTGCTGGCAATACCATTAGTAGCAATTAATGCAGAGCTTTATCGATTTTTTCAGCAAAAACACGGTATCTTATTTGCGCTAAAAACCATTCCTTGGCATTGGCTTTTCTATTTTTACAGCGGACTGGCATTTGCGATCGGCACGGGTCGTCACTTATCCCAAAAAAAGCCCTTGACTGATAACATTAACCTGCCAGTATCCCTGAATAATTCAAAGCAAATTGTCCTTCAACATCAAGGCGAGCGATAG
- a CDS encoding FG-GAP-like repeat-containing protein → MLYTTRAIAFISSDIPDSQTLIDGIIPGIETAILDPNRNAVDQIAETLKGKEYSAIHIISHGAPGHLQLGNTQLNIETLPQYSQQIQQWRESLTENAEILLYGCNVAATTDSTTDNQKPNHPPTTHPLPNFLTQLHHLTGAKIAANPQSTGNRALGGNWEIQQLIPPSPTPPKLALTETSFNTYSGILGFATKVDFPTGDLARWVSIGDFNGDGKPDLAVANYNSNTISILLNTTTRGATTPTFAPKVDLNTGTNSNPGAISIGDFNSDGKPDIAFGSKRNSGIFLNTTTTGATTPTFATKVDFITGFGPISISTGDFNGDGKPDLATVDGGSAGIYLNTTTTGATTPTFATKVDFTTDQRESNSVSIGDFNGDGKPDLAVANAFSHTATIFLNTTTTGATTPTFATKVNFTTGNSSFPRAIITDDFNGDGKPDLATGNLVDASILLNTTTTGATIPSFATNVDFRAIYFNPASVSSGDFNGDGKPDIAVANPTWRTVSILLNTTATRATTPTFATIVDFTANDPTSVSTGDFNGDGKPDLALANNFGNNVSILLNTPTKISIAAGTTPTETGPTNGTFSITLDTPAPVSGLVVNFDTTGSTAANPGHYSLTRGTNITAVTANTFTIAAGQTTAVLNVVPVNDNIVNPGETIKVNFTPDPNNFNYFLDPVATNNTATLTITDNDLPKNLPTVNLSVSPTTTTETGTPVITVTATASGAVVGVQTVNVALSGTATAADFTGTIPTNITIPTGQTTGSFTVNVNDDALVEPTETGTFTISNPSSGIVLGTTKTGSVAITDNDVTPVPTPTPAPVPTPTPAPVPTPTPAPVPTPTPAPVPTPTPAPVSTPTPAPVPTPTPAPVPTPTPVPVPTPTPEPVPTPTPEPVPTPTPEPVPTPTPAPVPTPTPEPVPTPTPEPVPTPTPVNLPDTNCICDKIEYPNLNQPNQQIDNIINGGTLLIGTPKNEAYFGSNKPNIFETKEGNNNLFGSDFKDIFNGNEGNDFIDGDNGDDLLFGGKGNDIIVGGFGEDIILGNQGNDSINGKEDDDLIFGNEGNDFIDGGKGNDILFGGKGNDIILDSEGNDSLYGQLGDDTLCGGAGDDLVYGGKGNDLIDGSKGNDSIYGDLGNDTLLGCEGDDILFGGLGNNSLVGGLGNDIFVLDSRQGFDRIADFVQGQDLIGLSGGLSFNQLAITQDSQGALIKNALTGESLGVISGVSASTITSVNFIQS, encoded by the coding sequence ATGCTATACACAACCAGAGCGATCGCCTTCATATCCTCCGACATCCCAGACAGCCAAACCCTGATCGACGGCATCATCCCCGGCATCGAAACCGCCATCCTCGACCCCAACCGCAACGCCGTAGACCAGATCGCCGAAACCCTCAAAGGCAAAGAATACTCAGCCATCCACATCATCTCACACGGTGCTCCAGGCCACCTTCAACTCGGCAACACACAATTAAATATTGAAACACTCCCGCAATACAGTCAGCAGATACAACAGTGGCGCGAAAGCCTCACAGAAAACGCCGAAATTCTTCTGTACGGGTGCAACGTAGCCGCCACAACCGATTCAACAACCGACAACCAAAAACCAAACCACCCACCAACAACCCATCCGCTGCCGAACTTTCTCACCCAACTGCACCACCTCACCGGGGCCAAAATCGCCGCCAACCCCCAGAGCACAGGCAACAGAGCACTGGGTGGAAACTGGGAAATCCAACAACTGATCCCCCCATCCCCCACACCACCCAAACTGGCGCTGACAGAAACCAGTTTCAACACCTACAGCGGCATCCTCGGCTTTGCTACGAAAGTTGACTTCCCCACTGGCGATCTAGCCAGATGGGTCAGTATCGGGGATTTCAACGGCGACGGGAAACCAGACTTAGCTGTGGCAAACTATAACAGCAACACCATCTCGATCCTGCTGAACACCACCACCAGAGGCGCCACCACTCCTACTTTTGCCCCCAAAGTAGACTTAAACACTGGGACTAACAGTAACCCCGGAGCCATCAGCATCGGCGACTTCAACAGCGATGGCAAACCAGATATAGCTTTTGGATCGAAGCGCAACAGCGGCATCTTCCTCAACACCACCACCACAGGAGCAACCACTCCGACTTTTGCCACCAAAGTAGACTTCATTACTGGGTTTGGCCCGATATCCATCAGCACCGGTGACTTCAACGGCGACGGCAAACCCGACTTAGCAACGGTGGACGGTGGCAGTGCCGGCATCTACCTCAATACCACCACCACCGGAGCCACCACGCCGACTTTTGCCACCAAAGTAGACTTCACGACTGACCAACGTGAATCCAATTCAGTCAGCATCGGCGACTTCAACGGCGACGGCAAACCCGACTTAGCTGTGGCGAACGCCTTCAGCCACACCGCCACCATCTTCCTCAACACAACCACCACAGGAGCCACCACGCCGACTTTTGCCACGAAAGTAAACTTCACCACTGGAAATTCCAGTTTTCCCAGAGCCATCATTACCGACGACTTCAACGGCGACGGCAAACCTGACTTAGCAACGGGGAACCTCGTCGATGCCAGCATCCTGCTGAACACCACCACCACCGGAGCCACCATCCCCTCTTTTGCGACCAATGTTGACTTCAGAGCTATTTACTTTAACCCCGCATCCGTCAGCAGCGGCGACTTCAACGGCGATGGCAAACCAGATATAGCTGTGGCGAACCCCACCTGGCGCACTGTTTCGATCCTGCTCAACACAACCGCCACCAGAGCCACCACTCCTACTTTTGCCACCATAGTAGACTTCACAGCGAATGACCCCACATCTGTCAGCACTGGCGACTTCAACGGCGACGGCAAACCAGACTTAGCTCTGGCAAACAATTTCGGCAATAACGTCAGCATCCTGCTCAACACCCCCACCAAAATCAGCATCGCCGCCGGCACCACCCCCACCGAAACAGGCCCCACCAATGGCACATTTAGTATTACCCTCGACACTCCGGCCCCCGTTAGTGGTTTAGTCGTCAACTTTGACACTACCGGCAGTACCGCCGCCAACCCTGGTCACTACTCCCTAACTAGGGGTACGAATATCACGGCTGTTACTGCTAATACTTTCACCATTGCGGCCGGTCAAACCACCGCTGTTCTCAATGTTGTCCCTGTCAATGATAATATTGTCAACCCAGGGGAAACAATCAAAGTCAACTTCACTCCAGATCCCAACAATTTTAACTACTTTCTCGATCCAGTTGCCACGAATAATACTGCTACGCTGACAATTACCGATAACGATTTACCCAAAAATCTCCCCACAGTTAATCTCTCAGTTTCTCCCACCACAACTACAGAAACCGGAACTCCAGTTATCACCGTAACCGCCACTGCATCAGGCGCAGTTGTCGGAGTTCAAACCGTTAATGTTGCTCTGTCAGGAACTGCAACTGCTGCTGACTTCACCGGGACAATTCCTACTAACATTACGATTCCTACTGGTCAAACTACAGGTTCCTTTACCGTTAATGTTAATGATGATGCACTCGTAGAACCTACTGAAACAGGTACTTTCACAATCTCCAATCCTTCTAGCGGTATTGTTTTGGGAACTACGAAAACTGGTTCTGTCGCAATTACCGATAACGATGTAACACCCGTACCAACACCGACGCCTGCACCTGTACCGACTCCAACTCCTGCGCCCGTACCTACGCCAACTCCTGCGCCCGTACCTACGCCAACTCCTGCACCCGTACCTACGCCAACTCCTGCACCCGTATCCACGCCGACGCCTGCACCCGTACCTACGCCAACTCCTGCACCCGTACCTACGCCAACTCCTGTACCCGTACCCACACCGACACCAGAACCCGTACCCACACCGACACCAGAACCCGTACCCACGCCAACACCAGAACCCGTACCCACGCCAACTCCTGCACCCGTACCCACACCGACACCAGAACCCGTACCCACGCCAACACCAGAACCCGTACCCACGCCAACGCCTGTTAACCTTCCCGATACAAACTGCATTTGCGACAAAATTGAGTATCCCAATCTCAACCAACCAAATCAACAAATTGATAACATTATCAATGGTGGTACTCTGCTAATTGGTACTCCCAAAAACGAGGCTTATTTTGGTAGCAACAAGCCCAATATTTTCGAGACCAAAGAAGGCAATAATAACCTATTTGGTAGCGACTTTAAGGATATCTTCAACGGCAATGAAGGTAATGACTTCATTGACGGGGACAACGGAGATGATCTCCTATTTGGTGGCAAAGGAAATGACATCATTGTTGGCGGTTTTGGTGAAGATATTATCTTGGGAAATCAGGGGAATGATTCCATTAACGGCAAAGAAGATGATGACTTGATCTTTGGTAATGAAGGTAATGATTTTATCGACGGTGGCAAAGGAAACGATATCCTATTCGGTGGTAAAGGAAACGATATCATTCTCGACAGTGAAGGCAATGATAGTCTCTACGGACAACTCGGGGACGATACTTTGTGCGGCGGTGCAGGAGATGACCTAGTTTATGGTGGTAAAGGTAATGATTTGATTGACGGCAGTAAGGGGAATGATTCGATTTATGGAGACCTAGGTAATGACACGCTTTTAGGTTGCGAAGGCGACGATATTTTGTTTGGAGGTTTAGGTAATAACAGCTTAGTTGGCGGTTTGGGAAATGACATTTTTGTGTTAGATTCCCGTCAGGGATTTGACAGAATTGCTGATTTTGTCCAAGGTCAAGATTTAATTGGATTATCGGGAGGTTTGAGTTTTAACCAGTTGGCAATAACTCAAGATTCTCAGGGCGCTTTAATCAAAAATGCCTTGACAGGTGAGTCGTTAGGTGTGATTTCTGGCGTAAGTGCTAGCACTATAACATCGGTTAACTTCATTCAAAGCTGA
- a CDS encoding ATP-binding protein, which yields MQRSFNTAGPCRADIHYMLSATSRLPNLERLIGQQNYFVIHAPRQIGKTTAMLALAKQLTDSGQYTAVMLSVEVGAPFSQDIAGAEEAILGAWGRAISIRLPQELQPPVWSSLEARQRIGGALNLWAESSSRPLVILIDEIDALQDLALISILRQLRDGYPNRPDAFPQSVGLIGLRDVRDYKVAAGGSDRLNTSSPFNIKVRSLTMRNFNIEEVAELYAQHTQDTGQVFTSEAADLAFELTQGQPWLVNALAKEIVEELVVDESLVITKEHILTAKEIIIKRQDTHLDSLAERLREKRVQAIIEPMLAGRELPESSNDDRQYLVDLGLLKRDPAGGLVIANPIYREVLPRVLVQGPQDSLPIISPSWLNARGELNTDALLQAFLAFWLQHGEPLLKSASYPEIAPHLVLMAFLHRVINGGGTLEREYAIGRDRMDLCLGYGEVTLGIELKVWRTRKVDPLTKGLLQLDEYLARLKQDSGWLVIFDRRDNALELEERLKTEIHTTQAGRAVTVIRA from the coding sequence ATGCAGCGCTCCTTCAATACCGCCGGCCCGTGCCGCGCTGATATCCACTATATGCTATCTGCTACCAGTCGCCTCCCCAACCTAGAGCGACTGATTGGCCAGCAAAACTATTTTGTGATCCATGCGCCGCGACAAATTGGTAAAACCACTGCCATGCTGGCTTTAGCCAAGCAACTTACTGATAGCGGACAATATACCGCTGTCATGCTGTCAGTCGAAGTTGGCGCACCCTTCAGTCAAGATATCGCAGGCGCAGAAGAAGCGATTCTGGGCGCTTGGGGCAGGGCAATTTCCATCCGACTTCCTCAAGAGTTACAACCTCCGGTTTGGTCTTCATTAGAAGCCAGACAGCGCATCGGCGGAGCACTCAATCTTTGGGCCGAGTCTTCCTCTCGTCCTTTGGTTATTTTGATTGACGAAATTGATGCTTTGCAAGACCTTGCTTTGATTTCCATTCTGCGTCAATTGCGAGATGGTTATCCCAATCGTCCTGATGCTTTTCCTCAATCAGTTGGTTTAATTGGTTTGCGAGATGTGAGAGATTATAAAGTAGCGGCTGGTGGGAGCGATCGACTCAATACTTCTAGTCCGTTTAATATTAAAGTGCGCTCTCTGACTATGAGAAATTTTAATATTGAGGAAGTGGCAGAACTTTACGCACAACACACCCAAGATACTGGACAAGTTTTTACGTCAGAAGCAGCAGATTTAGCCTTTGAACTAACTCAGGGACAACCTTGGTTGGTGAATGCTTTAGCTAAGGAAATAGTCGAAGAATTGGTCGTTGATGAATCTCTAGTCATTACAAAAGAACATATTTTAACAGCAAAGGAAATCATTATTAAACGCCAAGATACACATTTAGATAGTTTAGCTGAACGACTTAGAGAAAAACGAGTTCAAGCCATTATTGAACCAATGTTGGCGGGACGAGAATTGCCAGAGTCTTCCAATGACGATCGCCAGTATTTGGTAGATTTGGGATTGCTCAAACGCGATCCGGCGGGGGGATTAGTGATTGCGAATCCGATTTACCGAGAAGTTTTGCCGCGAGTTTTGGTGCAAGGGCCTCAAGATAGTTTACCGATTATCAGCCCGAGTTGGCTCAACGCTCGCGGAGAATTAAACACAGATGCTTTACTCCAAGCTTTTCTGGCGTTTTGGTTGCAGCATGGCGAACCGTTACTCAAGAGTGCATCCTATCCCGAAATAGCGCCTCATTTGGTGCTGATGGCGTTTTTGCATCGGGTAATTAACGGTGGAGGAACGTTAGAAAGAGAATATGCCATTGGGCGCGATCGCATGGATTTGTGTTTGGGCTATGGTGAGGTAACTTTGGGTATTGAATTGAAAGTCTGGCGCACTCGGAAAGTCGATCCTTTGACTAAAGGATTGTTACAATTAGATGAGTATTTAGCGAGATTGAAACAAGATTCGGGTTGGTTGGTGATTTTCGATCGGCGCGACAACGCACTGGAATTAGAAGAACGGTTGAAAACAGAAATTCATACAACACAAGCCGGACGAGCGGTTACAGTTATTCGAGCGTAA
- a CDS encoding glycosyltransferase family 2 protein, translating into MNNTKHNLNQPLISVIIPAYNAEEFIAKTLDSVLSQTYQNIEILVVNDGSTDTTAEIVESFAQKDRRIILLQQSNAGVAAARNLAIQKSQGEYIAPIDADDIWYPQNLEKQVECLIESEPSVGVVYSWSVDINEQDLLTGGFYNSTIAGEVYTALVYKYFIGNASSSLIRRACFEKIGGYNCQFKLENAQGCEDWELHLRIAEHYEFQVVPEYLVGYRQIASSMSCNYAAMAKCHSLIMADVRQQHPEISSKIYHWSSSNFYIYLAVKSNRSHNHRSTLFWLVRAFKEDLFMALLRHNLYLLSIESLIKILVSPPTESGLELKQKSESIEGTTLATIETRTKVHRMLPSQVYERMRFKSLTR; encoded by the coding sequence ATGAACAACACAAAACACAATTTAAATCAGCCATTAATTTCAGTAATTATACCAGCTTACAACGCTGAGGAATTTATTGCCAAAACCTTAGATTCCGTCTTATCTCAAACTTATCAGAACATAGAAATTTTAGTAGTAAATGACGGCTCTACAGACACAACCGCCGAAATCGTCGAATCTTTTGCTCAAAAAGATAGGCGAATCATCTTATTACAGCAATCAAATGCCGGAGTCGCCGCCGCCCGCAACCTAGCAATTCAAAAATCCCAAGGCGAATATATTGCACCCATCGATGCCGACGATATTTGGTATCCGCAAAACCTAGAAAAACAAGTAGAATGCTTAATAGAATCAGAACCATCTGTCGGAGTTGTCTATTCCTGGTCAGTTGATATCAACGAACAAGACTTGCTAACAGGTGGATTTTACAACTCCACCATCGCAGGAGAAGTTTACACAGCATTAGTTTATAAATATTTCATAGGAAATGCCAGCTCATCTCTGATCCGCCGCGCTTGCTTTGAAAAAATTGGCGGTTACAACTGCCAATTCAAACTAGAAAATGCTCAAGGCTGCGAAGACTGGGAATTGCACCTCCGTATCGCCGAACATTATGAATTTCAAGTAGTACCAGAATATTTAGTTGGTTATCGACAGATTGCCAGCAGTATGTCTTGCAACTATGCAGCGATGGCAAAATGCCATTCATTAATTATGGCAGATGTCCGGCAACAACATCCCGAAATTTCCAGCAAAATTTATCACTGGTCTAGCAGCAATTTCTACATTTATCTAGCAGTTAAAAGCAACCGCAGCCACAATCACCGGAGTACATTATTTTGGCTAGTTCGAGCTTTTAAGGAAGATTTATTTATGGCGCTCTTGCGTCACAATCTGTACTTGCTGTCAATAGAAAGCTTAATAAAAATCCTAGTTTCACCGCCAACTGAATCCGGCTTAGAATTAAAACAAAAATCAGAATCAATTGAAGGTACGACACTTGCGACAATAGAGACGCGGACGAAAGTACACAGAATGCTACCGTCGCAGGTGTATGAAAGAATGCGGTTCAAGAGTTTAACAAGATAG